The following is a genomic window from Malus sylvestris chromosome 7, drMalSylv7.2, whole genome shotgun sequence.
ATTTCACTAATAATGTTTACATAACATTCCTTAGATGGCAAAAACTATCTACATGTCCATCCTATGTTCCTTCATTCAAATGCCACTTCGCATAAATGGGCGTTTGGCGGTATGTTCAATCTCATTTCATCTCTTCTTTCTGTATGTGATTAGTGAATTCAATCTTACTACTTTCTCCCTGTTTTCAGCCATTGCAGAACTACTTGACAATGCAGTTGATGAGGTAAGTTATGAATCTTTATATTTTACTGTTTCTATCTCCCCGCACTAGTCGAGAATAATAGCTTCTTTGAGGAGTTCCATGATAATTATGTTAGGTGGAGTTCAATATTTCAGTAGGATCTTTCGTAGTTTTCTGAAGTTTGTGAGCAGGCGATGGGTTCCTGTTCATGATATTTGCtcaccttttgttttgtttatttttttatggattTTCCCTTGGATGTTATTGTGTTTTTGCCTAGTTTGACCTATCTTATCATGCTTTTCATTCCATTCTCTTTCGTTGTTATTTTGGATAGATACAAAATGGGGCCACTTTTGTCATTGTAGATAAAATCTTGAATCCAAGGGATGGAAGTCCGGCATTGTTAATTCAAGGTATTGTATATATGCACaggagtttttatttttatctttgtcAAAATCTTCAATATTCAAGTGTATTTAGCTGACTTTTGGTTCCAAAATTTGATACTTTATATCTAGATGATGGTAGTGGGATGGACCCTGAAGCCATGCGGCGTTGTATGAGTTTTGGGTTTTCAGATAAGAAGTCAAAATCAGCCATTGGACAATGTATAAGTTTTACCATTCACTCTAAATTCTGTTTTACTATCTCCTTTGGCATTTATTGGTTGACTTGTAGCTTTCCAGATGGAAATGGTTTCAAGACTAGTACCATGAGACTTGGCGCGGATGTTATTGTTTTCAGTCGCCACCAGGATACAAGGTTTCATCCCAATAGTTATATTATTTGTGTTTTCATAAGTGGCCCAGAAACATGTAATTGGTGATCTGAAAGTGTTTGGACATGTGTACTTTCCATTGCAtattaaagagaaaaggaatATTTCTGGAATTCTGCACTAGTACTGATTCTCTTTTTCTATTTCCTGCCCGGGGGGCGGGGGAGGGTGTGGTGGGGCGATAGAGGACAATGTTAGGAGGATCAGTAAAATGACTGttgaaacattcaaagatcatttttttttttgtgatagatgAACTCTTTTAGTCCATGAGTTCATTTGAGTGtaaagaaattgggaaatgttTTAGTTCATACAATTTTTTGATTCATATGGATGTCTTTATGTTTGTTTCCTGGTTATTCTGCTGTGCTGTTTGTTAATTTAATCTTTGTTTTTACGCTTTGCTGCTGGACTTGTTTGAGtagtttttgttaaaatgaaccaCCACCGCCACTGtatgtattaattacatttctAAATGTAACTGATGAGCTCTGAATGTGGTATAGGAAATCCTTATGACAATCCTTTTCCTGGTTATTCTGCTGTGCTGTTTGTTaatttaatgtttgtttttacaCTTTGCTGCTGGACTTGTTTGAGtagtttttgttaaagtgaaccaCCAATGTATATGTTAATCCAGCTTTAAAGTTTATACTTTTGTGTTAAGTTGATGTGGTTGTTTCCCTATTTCGTTGGACAGGACATTGACTCAAAGCATTGGTCTCCTCTCTTATACATTCTTGGCACGAACAGGCCATGACAGAATAGTAGTACCGATGGTGAGTTTTGTTGCTCGAGCATCTGATTGTGTTAGAGTGCTTATCCTCCTGTTATATAATCCGTGTGATAGAAATAAAACAGAATGCAAAATGTTGTTTATTGTTGTATAGGTCTTCGGTTTATGTATGATGTCTGTTGCAATGCCCTTTTAATGTACTTGCAACATGAACTGAATACGATGGAGCTTATGCACTAGATCTcaattgttttgttgtttttggtTCCATGGGCTGTTGAAACGCTGCTTGTCATTTATGCCAATCCCTCAATTAATTTACTCCTAGATATAGTATCCTTGAGTAACAGCTCATGTCCATTGCAGGTGGATTATGAATTCAACACATTAACTAATAAATTAGAAGTTATGCATGGGAAGGAACATTTTATGTCTAATCTTTCCATGCTGCTACAATGGTCCCCATATTCAACTGAGGCTGATCTTCTAAAGCAGGTGATTcataaaatatgtttttttttttttttatttatttattttttatctgtATGTGATGTATTATGTGTATAAGATTCATGAGATCCTGCAAGTGTGGGCAACCGGCCACTCAGATTTGTACTCACAAGATTGCACTtaaggagttttttttttccttatctttctgtatatttgtaatatgattAGATATTATTACTCTTGATGGTGTATGGTTTAGAGGTCATCTGATTTTGAAAGTTAATCTAAGCCTTAACAAAGAAGCCATTCCTTTCTTTCTATATTTATTGTGTATttgtcaaaacaaaacaaacaaaatagggGCTAGGGATAGAACAGAAGGGTTAAAAAAACTTAAAGCAAGAAGAACTCACCTGCTTAGCGCCAGACCATGAAAAAGAAAGAACTTGATGCATGAACAAGGGATTAATAGATTTGATTGTTATTTAACctgtttttcaaaatatatataatatattatgtGTTATTGCAATTTCATTTCCTTATTCATATCCTAGTCTTTGGAGACTTTCTGCATTGTGTCATATTGTATAATCCCCCATCAAGACCAGATATTGTATATCCCACTAACTTGTATTGTGCAGCTTAGGTCTGAATATGGTATGCATACGCGTTAATTTAAGGTTACTTTTATTTGAAATCTACTGGAAATATGGACAATTTCACCTACTCTAAGTGAACAGGTGGTATCACTACTAAATTCCATTGGTGTTTCATGCTATTTGGATGGCTTTCATAGTTCTTTATGTCAAGCTTTGCTGATACATATGTTCATCTGAGTTTGATCTATTTTCATTTGCTCTTGAGATGACAGTTTAATGACATTGGAGCTCATGGTACAAAAGTTATTGTCTATAATTTGTGGTTCAGTGATGATGGGAATCTGGAGCTAGACTTTGATACAGATCCTGAGGTTGACAATTCTTTCATATCATGTGCTTTTCTAGTTTCTTCTGAAATGTAATTTGTACTCATCTGTTGAGGTGGCTTTCTGTGACTTGTGTTGCAGGACATTCGCATTAGTGGGGATACCAAAAAAGTTGACACTAAATTTAAGACAGTAAATGAAGAGCACATTGCAAACCGTTTCCGTTTTTCTCTCCGTGTAATACTTTGTAGCATATGCATAATTGatttatatatacaaaaatgTGTTTTAGCAGAATTTGATAGTTTCCTTATGCTTCACAGGTATACTTGTCCATCTTGTACTTGCGGATACCACAAACCTTTCAAATAGTACTTCGAGGGCGAGTTGTTGAGCATCATAACATTGCAAATGATCTAAAGTTTCCAGAATTTATCTTGTATAAACCTCAAAGTGGAGGTTCTGTGGAGGTTATACTGAATTTTTAAACATTTCTAATTGTGGTTTTACTGCTAAATGAATATTTTCCATCAGGAAAAATTGAGTTGTTATTTACCTTTTGAATTATTCCCATCTGTTTGCTCTTTCCTTAACTTTGTAGTGGATTCCCCATGCAGGGTCAAGTTATTACGACAATTGGATTTCTTAAAGAAGCTCCACATGTCAGTTTCCATGGTTTCAATGTGTATCACAAAAATCGTCTAATACTGGTTTGTTTTCCTTGCTGATTTGACATTCTGCTGATGCTGCTTGCTATCAATTAATTTTGAGGAgaatatttattttgttctacactatattttatttttggaccAGTACAAGAATGTTCATACTGGCACACATGCAGAGAAATGCATGCATACACTGTAGGATTATATGTATCACAAAACCATCTAATACAGCTAACTTCAGAAATTGTACTTTCTGCTGGCGGTGTTGGCTATCAACGTAATTTTGAGGAACCATTTTCAATTTATGTTCCCACTATCTTTACTCCCGCACTCACATACACATATGCCTCCCTCACTCTCTCCTTGAATGTTTCTAGTTGGTCATTTATATTGTCACTACATGTATAATATAACTACTGCTGGTGGGAGAACACAAATTTTCTGTCTCAAAGATTGTAAGATCAAGACAGCCTTAGGAATGTATGTCTTGCCCTGGGGAACTGGTTTATGTTTtagtatacaacaacaacaacaatgccatatcccactaagtggggttggctatatgaatcctagaacactaCTGCATTCGGTTTTTGCACCTCTTCCGTTAGCTCCAAGTACTccatgtcttttcttagagtctctttccaagtcttcctaggtcttcctctactccttttgccctgaacctctgtctcatagttgcatcttctaaccggagcatgTATAGGTCTTCGGTTTATGTTTTGGTATAATGTTTGCTTAATGGATAGGGGTGTGCTTCTGAAAAAAAGATGTGAAAACTTTTTGAAATGCGTACATAGTCTATTCCACATATGTAAAGCCTAAAAGCTTCTATtcaatgattttgtttttcaactGTCTTCTCTTCTTTTGCAGCCTTATTGGCAGGTTGTGAGCTATTCAGACAGTAGGGGTCGGGGGGTGGTTGGTAACAACCTGCTAAATCACTCTTTTTATTgggctctttttctttttgtgcgTCGGTCATTATAGGCTAATATTTCATTGGCTACTCTTTAGGTGTTCTGGAAGCAAATTTTGTTGAGCCGAGTCACAACAAGCAAGATTTTGAGAAAACTAATCTTTTTCAGAAACTTGAAGTTCGCTTAAAGGAGATGACGTGGGAATACTGGTAATCTATTTTCCAATAGTAATcgtctttattttttatgtttggtttgGGTCTTTGAAATTCGATGATAGAAAAAAGCTTCATTTTACTCATGTCTCTTCCATTTTGTGTAAAATGGGTAACTTTGCACAACCGAataaatttgattgttttccttTACTTTTATGTATCATTGTGATGAACTTGATACAAAACTTGCAATTGATTTATTTGAGCCATGAAGCTGTTTGGCTGTTTGTAATATTAATATAGAATGATCAGCTGGCTTGTATTAGAACTCACATGGGGACCCATATATGTAGCCCTCATCCATGTCAATTTTACATGTAACTGGTACTGGTATGGCCACTGGATGCTTCAACTACATGTAAAATCCAACAACGCACCGAC
Proteins encoded in this region:
- the LOC126628811 gene encoding protein MICRORCHIDIA 6; the encoded protein is MPVIDVVDLSSDDEVGEREEVDVKPVKLEPGLIGMQLQRNDKPKARIAKHKISKNPHGIRESEEKRSSNALSPGHSSSSILDQGQSPVDDTGVSSTSTFSPAPLCRQFWKAGSYNDAVGSKVAFQNGKNYLHVHPMFLHSNATSHKWAFGAIAELLDNAVDEIQNGATFVIVDKILNPRDGSPALLIQDDGSGMDPEAMRRCMSFGFSDKKSKSAIGQYGNGFKTSTMRLGADVIVFSRHQDTRTLTQSIGLLSYTFLARTGHDRIVVPMVDYEFNTLTNKLEVMHGKEHFMSNLSMLLQWSPYSTEADLLKQFNDIGAHGTKVIVYNLWFSDDGNLELDFDTDPEDIRISGDTKKVDTKFKTVNEEHIANRFRFSLRVYLSILYLRIPQTFQIVLRGRVVEHHNIANDLKFPEFILYKPQSGGSVEGQVITTIGFLKEAPHVSFHGFNVYHKNRLILPYWQVVSYSDSRGRGVVGVLEANFVEPSHNKQDFEKTNLFQKLEVRLKEMTWEYWDYHCGLIGYQVKKKLASQVSSGPKITQQVSSNGAPPSGVQHVRLGQSFPAVGSKKESLGRSEQVGGMKRKEHGDILSVKNVKVAKVVNEKSQNVQLVSPTGDQRKDQEAVNLMHENKKLRADCLEYEKRNEELNLKATQLRNAIKELDDEYSRMMAELEALEAVKEEKGI